The following coding sequences are from one Triticum aestivum cultivar Chinese Spring chromosome 5A, IWGSC CS RefSeq v2.1, whole genome shotgun sequence window:
- the LOC100682438 gene encoding aldehyde dehydrogenase family 7 member A1: MASFARQEHQFLAELGLAPRNPGSFACGAWGGSGPVVTTTNPSNNEVIAEVVEASMDDYEKGMSACFDAAKTWMAVPAPKRGEIVRQIGDALRAKLHHLGRLLSLEMGKILPEGIGEVQEIIDMCDYAVGLSRQLNGSIIPSERPNHMMMEVWNPLGVVGVITAFNFPCAVLGWNACIALVCGNCVVWKGAPTTPLITIAMTKIVASVFEKNNLPSAIFTAFCGGAEIGQAIALDTRIPLVSFTGSTKVGQMVQQQVSARFGKCLLELSGNNAIIVMDDADIPLAVRSVLFAAVGTAGQRCTTCRRLLLHESIYQTFLDQLVEVYKQVRIGDPMEKGTLLGPLHTTTSKESFLKGIQTIKSQGGKILLGGSAIESEGNFVQPTIVEISPDAPVVREELFGPVLYAMKFLTLKEAIEINNSVPQGLSSSIFTRKPDAIFKWIGPHGSDCGIVNVNIPTNGAEIGGAFGGEKATGGGREAGSDSWKQYMRRATCTINYGSELPLAQGINFG; this comes from the exons ATGGCGAGCTTCGCGAGGCAGGAGCACCAGTTCCTCGCCGAGCTCGGCCTCGCGCCGCGCAACCCGGGCTCCTTCGCCTGCGGCGCCTGGGGCGGCTCGGGCCCCGTCGTCACCACCACCAACCCTAGCAACAACGAG GTCATTGCTGAGGTCGTCGAGGCGTCCATGGACGACTACGAGAAGGGGATGAGCGCCTGCTTCGACGCCGCCAAGACCTGGATGGCT GTTCCGGCACCAAAACGAGGAGAAATTGTTAGGCAGATTGGTGATGCACTGAGAGCAAAGCTTCATCACCTTGGCAGACTTCTCTCACTCGAGATGGGGAAAATTCTCCCTGAAGGAATTGGGGAGGTTCAG GAAATTATTGACATGTGTGATTATGCTGTGGGGCTAAGTCGTCAGCTAAATGGATCCATCATACCATCTGAAC GCCCAAACCATATGATGATGGAG GTCTGGAATCCTCTTGGAGTTGTTGGTGTCATCACTGCATTCAATTTCCCTTGCGCCGTGCTGG GTTGGAATGCTTGCATTGCTTTGGTGTGCGGCAACTGTGTTGTCTG GAAGGGCGCTCCAACTACTCCATTGATCACTATCGCAATGACTAAAATAGTGGCTAGTGTATTTGAAAAGAACAACTTGCCAAGTGCAATCTTCACAGCTTTTTGTGGGGGTGCTGAAATTGGCCAAGCAATTGCTCTTGACACAAGGATACCTTTGGTTTCATTCACAGGAAGTACAAAG GTAGGTCAAATGGTTCAGCAACAGGTTAGCGCGAGATTTGGTAAAtgccttcttgaacttagtgggaACAACGCCATTATTGTCATGGATGATGCAGACATTCCACTAGCTGTGCGTTCTGTTCTGTTTGCTGCTGTTGGCACAGCAGGACAGCGATGCACTACATGTCGTAGGCTG CTTCTTCACGAAAGCATATATCAAACATTTCTTGATCAACTTGTTGAGGTTTATAAACAAGTCCGTATTGGGGATCCTATGGAAAAGGGCACCTTGCTGGGACCACTGCACACTACTACATCAAAGGAAAGCTTTTTGAAAGGCATCCAAACTATCAAATCCCAG GGAGGAAAAATCCTTTTAGGAGGATCTGCTATTGAATCAGAAGGGAACTTTGTTCAGCCAACAATTGTGGAAATTTCACCTGATGCGCCAGTTGTGAGGGAAGAATTGTTTGGTCCTGTCCTTTATGCCATGAAATTTCTG ACACTGAAGGAAGCAATTGAAATCAACAATTCTGTTCCTCAAGGATTGAGCAGTTCTATATTTACAAGGAAACCGGATGCTATTTTCAAGTGGATTGG GCCTCATGGCAGTGATTGTGGTATAGTGAATGTAAACATACCCACTAATGGTGCTGAAATTGGTGGAGCTTTTGGTGGAGAAAAAGCAACCGGTGGTGGGCGAGAAGCTGGAAGTGATTCTTGGAAGCAGTACATGAGGAGGGCCACTTG TACAATCAACTATGGAAGCGAGCTGCCTCTAGCACAGGGAATTAACTTTGGCTAG